A window of Ignavibacterium sp. contains these coding sequences:
- a CDS encoding ComF family protein → MRNEFLTKIFDFFLPRICPACNQKLKHSEEIICDNCFDKLKLAHESLIEEEYHKKFSAKKYISDFHPVFIFEKDREVQHIIHALKYNRHFSVGIYFGKIIGNQIKDKLDNWKIDLIIPVPLHKLKKAERGYNQSEFIAKGISVQTGIRWNKKIISRKKYTETQTHLTAEERQLNVKDAFKIKDKDAVDGKNILLVDDVITTGSTISECAHQLILAGAKNIYATSMAIAE, encoded by the coding sequence ATGCGAAACGAATTCTTAACCAAGATATTCGATTTCTTTCTTCCACGAATTTGCCCTGCCTGTAATCAAAAGCTTAAACATTCAGAAGAGATAATTTGTGATAATTGTTTTGATAAATTAAAACTTGCACATGAATCTCTCATTGAAGAAGAGTATCATAAAAAATTTTCTGCTAAAAAATATATAAGTGATTTTCATCCTGTTTTTATATTTGAAAAGGATCGTGAAGTTCAGCACATTATTCATGCATTAAAGTATAACAGACATTTTAGTGTCGGAATATATTTCGGGAAGATCATTGGAAATCAGATCAAAGATAAACTCGACAATTGGAAGATTGACCTGATTATTCCTGTTCCACTTCATAAGCTTAAAAAAGCTGAAAGAGGTTATAACCAATCAGAGTTTATTGCAAAGGGAATTTCAGTTCAGACAGGAATTCGGTGGAACAAAAAAATTATAAGCAGAAAAAAATATACTGAAACACAAACGCATCTTACTGCGGAAGAAAGACAGCTAAATGTTAAAGATGCATTCAAGATAAAAGATAAGGATGCAGTTGATGGAAAAAATATTTTGCTCGTTGATGATGTTATCACAACCGGTTCAACAATATCTGAGTGTGCACATCAGTTAATTCTTGCAGGTGCAAAAAATATTTATGCAACTTCAATGGCAATAGCTGAATAA
- the argS gene encoding arginine--tRNA ligase, producing the protein MKEYLQYLFNQAALKIPELKEISLQFDIPKSEEHGDLSSNAAMLLSKKLKKNPREIAQLIISSLEIDSNIILKVEIAGPGFINFFFNPVFFSKIISEIVSENENFGRSDKFKGKRANVEFVSANPTGPLTVGHGRNAVVGDTVANLLEWIGYEVDREYYFNNAGRQMRVLGDSVRLRYLEILGEKIEFPEDYYQGEYIKDIAMMLFKEYGDKLKNEDAEGIFKQTAEREIFKDIKKSLNNLNINHKIFFNENSLYEEGKIDELLKIFKEKNLSYEKDGAVWLKLTELGKEQDKVIVKSTGEPTYRLPDIAYHITKFQRGYDLMVDLFGSDHNATYPDVLAGLQSLGYDINKVKVLIHQFVTIIKDGEIVKMSTRKANYITLDELVDEVGKDVVRYFFNMRNVTSHMNFDLTLAKKQSDENPVFYLQYAHARICSIIRTVAKENLQPDYNNLHLLNSPEEVQLLKKLNLFKEEVLYAAENFETHRICTYLEELATLFHKFYTFRRILGSEKDVAEARLALVNAVKIVIRNGLSILGVSAPEQM; encoded by the coding sequence TTGAAAGAATATTTACAATATCTTTTTAATCAGGCAGCTTTAAAAATTCCTGAACTAAAAGAAATTTCTCTTCAGTTTGATATTCCTAAATCAGAAGAGCATGGTGATTTATCCTCCAATGCTGCAATGCTTTTATCAAAGAAGTTGAAAAAAAATCCCAGAGAAATTGCACAGCTTATAATCAGTTCATTGGAGATTGATTCAAACATAATTTTGAAAGTAGAAATTGCTGGTCCCGGATTTATAAATTTCTTTTTCAATCCGGTTTTCTTTTCAAAAATTATATCAGAGATAGTATCAGAAAATGAAAACTTTGGTCGCTCTGATAAATTTAAAGGCAAAAGAGCAAATGTAGAATTTGTTTCTGCAAATCCAACCGGACCATTAACAGTCGGGCACGGAAGAAACGCTGTTGTTGGTGATACAGTTGCAAACTTACTTGAGTGGATTGGTTATGAAGTTGATCGCGAATATTACTTCAACAACGCCGGCAGACAAATGCGTGTGCTTGGTGATTCTGTAAGATTGCGTTATCTCGAAATTCTTGGTGAGAAAATTGAATTTCCTGAAGATTATTATCAGGGAGAATATATTAAAGATATTGCTATGATGTTGTTCAAGGAATATGGTGATAAGCTTAAAAATGAGGATGCTGAAGGAATCTTCAAACAAACCGCAGAAAGAGAAATATTTAAAGACATAAAAAAGTCTTTAAACAATCTTAACATTAATCATAAAATTTTCTTTAATGAAAATTCTTTGTATGAAGAAGGAAAGATTGATGAACTTTTAAAGATATTTAAAGAGAAAAATTTATCTTATGAAAAAGATGGAGCTGTTTGGTTAAAGCTTACTGAATTGGGAAAAGAACAGGATAAAGTTATTGTTAAATCTACAGGTGAACCAACATACAGATTACCAGATATTGCATATCACATCACAAAATTTCAGCGTGGATATGATTTGATGGTTGATTTATTTGGTTCTGATCATAATGCAACATATCCTGATGTTTTAGCCGGACTTCAATCGCTCGGTTATGATATTAATAAAGTCAAAGTGCTGATTCATCAGTTTGTAACCATTATAAAAGACGGTGAGATTGTAAAAATGTCAACCCGAAAAGCTAATTACATAACTTTAGATGAATTGGTTGATGAAGTCGGAAAAGATGTTGTAAGATATTTTTTCAATATGAGGAATGTCACCTCGCACATGAATTTTGATCTAACACTTGCAAAAAAACAATCTGATGAAAATCCGGTTTTCTATCTTCAATATGCTCACGCAAGAATTTGCTCAATTATCAGAACTGTTGCGAAAGAAAATCTTCAGCCGGATTATAACAATCTGCATTTACTCAATTCACCTGAAGAAGTACAGCTTCTTAAAAAGTTAAATCTTTTTAAAGAAGAGGTTCTTTATGCAGCCGAGAATTTTGAAACGCATAGAATCTGCACTTATCTGGAAGAACTTGCAACTCTGTTTCATAAATTTTATACATTCAGAAGAATACTTGGTTCAGAAAAAGATGTTGCTGAAGCTCGCTTAGCTTTGGTGAATGCTGTTAAAATTGTAATCAGAAATGGTTTGAGTATTCTTGGAGTTTCTGCTCCTGAGCAAATGTAA
- the rsfS gene encoding ribosome silencing factor: MDSKVFAEKIANLVFNKKGYDVKIIDLKNLASFADYFVICSADSDTQVKAIADEIDDKLRDEGIKCWHKEGYTALQWVLLDYVDVVVHVFRKEAREFYNLEKLWGDAPSWIVEDPALKKDEPQKEVKIKETSTTKTKTTTRRKSSKS; this comes from the coding sequence TTGGATTCAAAAGTATTCGCAGAAAAAATTGCTAATCTCGTTTTTAATAAAAAAGGTTATGATGTTAAGATTATTGATTTAAAAAACCTCGCTTCATTTGCTGATTATTTTGTAATATGCTCGGCGGACTCAGATACTCAGGTTAAAGCAATTGCAGATGAAATTGATGATAAGCTTCGTGATGAAGGTATAAAATGCTGGCACAAAGAAGGTTACACAGCACTGCAATGGGTTTTGCTTGATTATGTTGATGTTGTTGTTCATGTCTTTCGAAAAGAAGCCAGAGAGTTTTATAATCTTGAAAAACTTTGGGGTGATGCACCAAGCTGGATTGTTGAAGATCCTGCACTTAAAAAAGATGAACCACAAAAGGAAGTTAAGATTAAAGAAACTTCAACCACAAAAACCAAAACCACAACCAGAAGAAAGAGTAGTAAAAGTTGA
- a CDS encoding LytR C-terminal domain-containing protein — protein sequence MNNIDNQEVFNTSKKSRQQQKFLAVINLLLAAVSVTLLIVIITKILPLFEKEKQPANKTSHIIQVEVLNACGTAGLADKFTDLLRSKKFDVVKTGNFASFDIDNSFVIDRVGNKDYAYSLADSIGIPKSNVIQQFNKNYYLDVTLVIGKDFNNLLNH from the coding sequence GTGAATAACATCGACAATCAGGAAGTATTTAATACAAGTAAGAAATCCCGTCAGCAACAAAAATTCCTCGCAGTAATTAATCTGCTTCTCGCCGCAGTATCGGTTACATTGTTAATAGTAATTATAACAAAAATTCTTCCGCTTTTTGAAAAAGAAAAACAACCGGCAAATAAAACTTCTCATATCATTCAGGTTGAAGTTCTTAATGCATGTGGCACTGCAGGACTTGCCGACAAGTTCACTGATTTGCTTCGCTCGAAAAAATTTGATGTTGTTAAGACCGGGAACTTCGCTTCATTCGATATTGATAACTCATTTGTAATTGATAGGGTTGGTAATAAAGATTATGCTTATTCATTAGCTGACTCAATCGGAATTCCGAAATCGAATGTAATTCAGCAGTTCAATAAAAATTATTATCTGGATGTTACATTAGTCATTGGAAAAGATTTTAACAATTTATTAAATCATTAA
- the trpE gene encoding anthranilate synthase component I: protein MELKRFKELSENFNLIPVYEIITADLLTPVLAYAKLRQSGKQSFLLESVQGSLNMARYSFIGINPEKIILNRKNVVTEIKYGNSQEHYENIFDRLKKETENIRQVHLPELPEFTGGLVGFLGYENISLIEPVVEFKYESQFGYDSNFGLYKTIIAFDHYKHQIILINNTYVNNDSNPDELYFQSKETLSELKKILLNSTVKIGKFRLKDNSEQYFDKQKFYDLVEKCKEEIRAGEIFQIVLSKRFSSEFNGDLINVYRALRIINPSPYMYFLENEDGFSVLGTSPEDLLRIKNRKATVLPIAGTRRRGKDESEDIQLEKNLLNDPKELAEHTMLVDLGRNDLGRVCKYGTVNVSEFMKIQRYSHVMHIVSKVEGDLRDDVHPIDALKSCFPAGTVSGAPKIRAMQLISKFENEERNIYAGAVGYIDFSGNLDMCIAIRTLFANGNTIYWQAGAGIVADSVPEKEALEINNKSAVMLNALKYAEVIDENSGN, encoded by the coding sequence ATGGAATTAAAAAGATTTAAGGAGCTTTCTGAAAATTTTAATCTCATTCCGGTTTACGAGATTATAACCGCAGATTTACTTACACCGGTTCTGGCTTATGCAAAACTTCGTCAGAGTGGAAAGCAAAGTTTCCTGCTTGAATCCGTTCAGGGTTCATTGAATATGGCAAGATATTCTTTCATTGGAATTAATCCTGAGAAAATCATTCTTAACAGAAAAAATGTTGTGACCGAAATAAAATATGGAAATTCACAAGAACATTATGAAAATATTTTTGACAGATTGAAAAAAGAAACAGAGAACATCAGGCAAGTACATCTTCCTGAATTACCAGAATTCACTGGCGGTTTGGTTGGATTCTTAGGTTATGAAAATATTTCACTGATAGAACCTGTTGTTGAATTTAAGTATGAATCTCAGTTCGGTTACGATTCAAACTTTGGTCTGTATAAAACTATCATAGCCTTCGATCACTATAAACACCAGATAATTCTTATCAATAATACCTATGTAAATAATGATTCAAATCCAGATGAGCTTTATTTTCAATCTAAGGAAACCCTTTCTGAGCTGAAAAAAATATTACTCAATAGTACTGTGAAAATTGGGAAATTCAGACTCAAGGATAATTCAGAGCAATATTTCGATAAGCAAAAATTTTACGACCTTGTAGAAAAATGTAAAGAAGAAATTCGTGCTGGAGAAATATTTCAGATAGTTCTCTCAAAAAGATTTTCAAGTGAGTTCAATGGTGATTTAATAAATGTTTACCGTGCTTTGAGAATAATCAATCCTTCACCTTATATGTATTTTTTAGAAAATGAAGACGGATTTTCAGTGCTTGGTACTTCGCCTGAGGATTTACTTCGCATAAAAAACAGAAAAGCAACTGTTCTTCCGATTGCAGGAACAAGAAGAAGAGGAAAAGATGAATCTGAAGATATTCAATTAGAAAAAAATTTATTGAACGATCCCAAAGAACTTGCTGAGCATACGATGTTAGTTGATTTGGGACGGAATGATCTTGGTCGTGTTTGCAAATATGGAACTGTAAATGTTTCAGAGTTTATGAAAATACAACGCTACTCACATGTAATGCATATTGTTTCAAAAGTCGAAGGTGATTTGAGAGATGATGTTCATCCGATTGATGCATTAAAATCATGTTTCCCTGCCGGAACAGTAAGCGGAGCGCCAAAAATCCGTGCAATGCAACTCATAAGCAAATTTGAAAATGAAGAAAGAAATATTTATGCAGGAGCTGTTGGATACATCGATTTCTCCGGTAATCTCGATATGTGTATCGCAATCAGAACCTTGTTTGCAAATGGAAATACAATTTACTGGCAGGCAGGTGCCGGAATTGTTGCCGACAGCGTTCCGGAAAAAGAAGCGCTTGAAATAAATAATAAATCAGCAGTAATGTTAAACGCATTAAAATATGCAGAGGTAATTGATGAAAATTCTGGTAATTGA
- a CDS encoding aminodeoxychorismate/anthranilate synthase component II, translated as MKILVIDNYDSFTYNLVQLLGSFDCEIIVKRNDETDVNEIKKINPDKILISPGPGKPEDSKISLDAIKNFGKEIPVLGVCLGHQAIGICFGGKVIRASKLMHGKTSKIKHNGKGVFKSLPQNFVATRYHSLIVDKKTLPECLEITATSDDGMIMGIRHKTYPVEGIQFHPESILTTEGKNLIKNWLEAI; from the coding sequence ATGAAAATTCTGGTAATTGATAATTACGATTCATTCACATACAATCTTGTTCAACTGCTTGGAAGTTTTGATTGTGAGATTATAGTCAAAAGAAATGATGAAACAGATGTGAATGAAATAAAAAAAATTAATCCGGATAAAATTCTTATTTCTCCGGGACCGGGTAAACCTGAAGATTCAAAAATTTCACTTGATGCAATTAAAAACTTTGGAAAAGAAATTCCGGTGCTTGGAGTTTGTCTGGGTCATCAGGCAATAGGAATTTGCTTTGGTGGAAAAGTGATTCGTGCTTCAAAGCTAATGCACGGAAAAACCAGTAAAATAAAACACAACGGTAAAGGTGTATTCAAATCACTTCCGCAAAATTTTGTCGCAACAAGATATCATTCGCTTATTGTTGATAAAAAAACTTTACCTGAATGTCTGGAAATTACAGCAACTTCTGATGACGGAATGATAATGGGAATAAGACATAAAACTTATCCTGTCGAAGGAATACAATTTCATCCTGAATCGATTCTGACGACTGAAGGAAAAAACCTGATTAAAAACTGGTTGGAGGCAATATGA
- the trpD gene encoding anthranilate phosphoribosyltransferase — protein sequence MKQVIEKLLEDSHLSFDEAYNVMTSIMEGKATPVIISSFLTAMKAKGETAEEIAGFAKAMREHSIKIKCENPDVIDVCGTGGDNSGSFNISTATAFVVAACGVPVAKHGNRSISSNSGSADVLKQLGVNINMSPQTAEKALNEVGITFLFAPVYHPAMKFAAPVRQELKIRTVFNILGPLTNPVSLKRQMIGTFNNETAKLLCEAASHLNYESLSVICNNNQYDEIFLEYETNVFELNNQKEIINYKLNHNDFNYEQVSKENLKGGTPEENARLMLDIFKNHKKNGAFHTVCANAALALKISGKYSSLSEAAIAAEEAILSNRAYEKLEQLIQISNS from the coding sequence ATGAAACAGGTAATCGAAAAACTACTTGAAGATTCACACCTTTCATTTGATGAAGCATACAATGTTATGACTTCAATTATGGAAGGAAAAGCTACTCCTGTAATCATTTCATCTTTCCTTACTGCGATGAAAGCAAAAGGTGAAACCGCAGAAGAGATTGCAGGATTTGCCAAGGCAATGCGTGAGCATAGCATAAAAATTAAATGTGAAAATCCGGATGTAATTGATGTATGCGGAACAGGTGGAGATAATTCCGGAAGTTTTAATATTTCAACTGCTACGGCTTTTGTTGTTGCAGCATGTGGAGTTCCGGTTGCAAAACATGGTAATCGTTCAATCAGCAGTAACTCAGGCAGTGCAGATGTTCTTAAACAACTTGGTGTTAATATAAATATGTCACCACAAACAGCAGAAAAAGCATTGAATGAAGTTGGAATAACATTTTTGTTCGCGCCCGTTTATCATCCCGCAATGAAATTTGCTGCACCAGTCAGACAGGAATTAAAAATCCGGACCGTATTTAATATTCTTGGTCCTTTGACAAATCCTGTTTCATTAAAAAGACAAATGATTGGAACATTCAACAATGAAACTGCAAAACTACTTTGTGAAGCAGCTTCACATCTGAACTATGAAAGTCTTTCGGTTATCTGTAATAATAATCAGTATGATGAAATTTTTCTCGAATATGAAACGAATGTATTTGAGCTAAATAACCAGAAAGAAATTATTAATTACAAACTGAATCATAATGATTTTAACTATGAACAAGTAAGTAAAGAAAATCTTAAAGGTGGAACACCTGAAGAAAATGCCAGATTGATGCTGGATATTTTTAAAAATCATAAAAAGAACGGAGCATTTCACACTGTTTGTGCAAATGCAGCTTTGGCTTTGAAAATTTCAGGAAAGTATTCTTCCCTTTCTGAGGCAGCAATTGCTGCAGAAGAAGCTATTCTAAGTAACAGAGCTTATGAAAAGCTTGAACAATTAATTCAAATCTCAAATAGTTGA
- the trpC gene encoding indole-3-glycerol phosphate synthase TrpC: MNILEEIVEVKKEEVKNLKKKYSFNSFNSMEYFYSQTRSLKKVLSNQKKISIIAEVKKASPSKGIIQNNFNHIRIAETYQSAGADAISVLTDEKFFQGHINFLTDIRKQTNIPLLRKDFLIDEYQIFEAKAFGADAILLISEILSANQIKDLTDCAKENNLDVLLELHSENEIIKIDFNRNDLIGINNRDLKTFEVDLTTTEKVLKKIDKKIISVSESGISKRNDIEYLKSINVNAILVGEHFMRSENPADELKQFTEWCNYEN; this comes from the coding sequence ATGAATATTCTTGAAGAAATTGTCGAAGTTAAAAAAGAAGAAGTAAAAAATCTTAAAAAGAAATATTCTTTTAACTCATTTAACTCAATGGAATATTTTTATAGTCAAACGAGAAGTTTGAAAAAAGTTTTATCTAATCAAAAGAAAATTTCAATCATTGCTGAAGTAAAAAAAGCAAGTCCATCAAAAGGCATAATACAAAATAATTTCAATCATATCAGAATTGCAGAAACATATCAATCAGCCGGTGCTGATGCAATATCAGTTCTTACCGATGAAAAATTTTTTCAGGGACATATAAATTTTCTCACTGATATCAGAAAACAAACAAACATTCCCTTACTCAGAAAAGATTTTCTGATAGATGAATATCAAATTTTTGAAGCTAAAGCATTCGGTGCTGATGCTATTCTTTTAATCAGCGAAATTCTTTCTGCAAATCAGATAAAAGATTTAACTGATTGCGCAAAAGAAAATAATCTTGATGTATTACTCGAACTTCACTCTGAAAATGAAATCATAAAGATTGATTTTAACAGAAATGATTTAATTGGAATTAACAACCGTGATTTGAAAACATTTGAAGTTGATTTGACAACAACTGAAAAAGTTCTTAAGAAAATTGATAAAAAAATTATTTCTGTTTCTGAAAGTGGAATCAGTAAAAGAAATGACATCGAATACCTTAAATCAATTAATGTTAACGCAATTCTTGTAGGAGAACATTTTATGCGCTCAGAAAATCCTGCTGACGAACTCAAACAATTCACTGAATGGTGCAATTATGAAAATTAA
- a CDS encoding phosphoribosylanthranilate isomerase: MKIKVCGITNLADALLCESLGADALGFIFYAGSKRQIMPDEASEIVKHLNPFTVKVGVFVDENPVLINDIVRTVGLSMVQLHGGETPEDISLINSPVIKAFRVDSKFDFSVLEFYSNSFILLDSFDKEELGGTGKSFDWSVIPDKLKSKIILAGGISSENIEEVFKQVNPKAIDISSSLEEYPGKKNKEKVIQFFNKINSLRRNYADNDELKLTS; encoded by the coding sequence ATGAAAATTAAAGTCTGTGGAATAACAAATCTTGCTGATGCTTTGCTTTGTGAAAGTCTTGGTGCTGATGCACTCGGGTTTATTTTTTATGCAGGAAGCAAAAGACAAATTATGCCCGATGAAGCATCTGAAATAGTTAAACACTTAAATCCCTTTACCGTTAAAGTCGGAGTATTCGTTGATGAAAATCCGGTTCTGATTAATGACATAGTTAGAACTGTTGGTTTGAGCATGGTTCAATTGCACGGTGGAGAAACACCTGAGGATATTAGCTTAATAAATTCGCCAGTTATTAAAGCATTTCGTGTTGATAGTAAATTTGATTTTTCAGTGCTTGAATTTTATTCAAACTCTTTCATACTACTTGACTCATTTGACAAAGAAGAATTGGGTGGAACGGGAAAATCTTTTGATTGGTCAGTAATTCCTGACAAATTAAAATCAAAAATTATTTTGGCAGGTGGAATAAGTTCAGAAAATATTGAAGAAGTCTTTAAGCAAGTAAATCCAAAAGCAATTGATATATCTTCTTCGCTTGAAGAATATCCGGGTAAAAAGAATAAAGAAAAAGTAATTCAGTTTTTTAATAAAATTAATTCTTTAAGGAGAAATTATGCTGATAATGATGAGCTTAAACTCACCTCGTGA
- the aroF gene encoding 3-deoxy-7-phosphoheptulonate synthase, which produces MLIMMSLNSPREHIDKVKNKIIEHGCTPHEIPGSEKLAIGITGPSSTLTIEDFLTLDSVEEVVRVSKPYKLVSREMKRESTIIDVGGIKIGNTNLAVIAGPCSVESREQIFDIASELKEMGIKLLRAGAYKPRTSPYAFQGLKEKGLEYLAEVKEKLGMKIVTEVKDTETLPLISQVADVIQIGARNMQNFSLLEAVGKIDKPVLLKRGLAATIEDLLMSAEYILSKGNYNVILCERGIRTFETYTRNTLDLNAVPVVKKNSHLPIIVDPSHGIGIWDKVKPMAMAAVAAGADGLIIEVHNHPEKALSDGYQSLTPKHFKSLLDKLVELAPVVDRKLELHYD; this is translated from the coding sequence ATGCTGATAATGATGAGCTTAAACTCACCTCGTGAGCATATTGATAAAGTAAAAAACAAAATCATCGAACACGGCTGCACGCCACATGAAATTCCTGGCTCGGAAAAACTGGCAATTGGAATTACAGGACCATCGTCAACTTTAACAATTGAAGATTTCCTTACATTAGATTCAGTTGAAGAAGTTGTGCGCGTTTCAAAACCTTACAAACTTGTAAGCAGAGAGATGAAGCGTGAAAGCACTATTATTGATGTTGGTGGAATAAAAATCGGCAATACTAATCTTGCTGTAATTGCCGGACCGTGCTCTGTAGAAAGTCGTGAACAGATTTTTGATATTGCATCCGAGCTGAAAGAGATGGGAATAAAATTACTTCGTGCAGGAGCTTATAAACCAAGAACAAGTCCTTATGCATTTCAGGGATTGAAAGAAAAAGGTTTGGAATATCTTGCAGAAGTAAAAGAAAAACTCGGAATGAAAATAGTTACCGAAGTAAAGGATACTGAAACTCTTCCGCTTATTTCACAAGTGGCTGATGTAATTCAGATTGGTGCAAGAAATATGCAGAACTTCTCTTTGCTTGAAGCCGTTGGTAAAATTGATAAACCTGTTTTATTAAAACGCGGACTCGCAGCTACAATTGAAGATTTACTTATGAGCGCTGAATACATTCTATCAAAAGGAAATTATAATGTAATACTTTGCGAAAGAGGCATTCGAACTTTTGAAACATATACAAGAAACACACTTGATCTTAATGCTGTTCCTGTAGTAAAGAAAAATTCTCACTTACCTATAATTGTTGATCCATCTCATGGAATTGGCATTTGGGATAAAGTGAAACCAATGGCAATGGCAGCTGTAGCTGCCGGAGCAGATGGATTGATAATCGAAGTTCACAATCATCCTGAAAAAGCTTTGTCAGATGGATATCAATCCCTAACTCCGAAACACTTTAAATCTTTACTTGATAAACTTGTTGAATTAGCTCCCGTAGTAGATAGAAAACTCGAGTTGCACTATGATTAA
- the trpB gene encoding tryptophan synthase subunit beta, translating into MIKTSYNQPDSKGKFGRFGGKFVPETLITPLQQLEEAYLNLKDDKSFNDELNYLNIEFTGRPTPLTFAERLTKHFSKAKIYLKREDLCHTGAHKINNVLGQILLAKYLGKKRIIAETGAGQHGVATATACAKFGLQCVVYMGETDIERQKPNVFRMKLMGAEVIPVKSGSRTLKDATNEAIRDWVTNVEDTHYIIGSVVGPHPYPMIVRDFQSIIGKETRKQIIEKENRLPDYLLACVGGGSNAIGMFFTFIGDDKVKKIGIEAAGKGLDTDEHCATLTKGRDGIFQGMKTYLLQDEAGQVREVYSISAGLDYPGVGPEHSFLKEENLVEYFSITDQEAIEAVKLLSQTEGIIPALETAHAIAYLKYLLPQTNENEIVIINLSGRGDKDLNTIMEFL; encoded by the coding sequence ATGATTAAAACATCTTACAATCAACCTGATTCTAAAGGAAAGTTTGGAAGATTTGGTGGAAAGTTTGTTCCCGAAACTTTAATCACACCGCTTCAACAGCTTGAAGAAGCTTATCTGAACTTAAAAGATGATAAGAGTTTTAATGACGAACTGAATTATTTAAATATAGAATTCACAGGCAGACCAACTCCTTTGACTTTTGCAGAGCGATTGACAAAACATTTCAGCAAAGCAAAAATTTATCTGAAAAGAGAAGACCTCTGTCATACAGGTGCACACAAAATAAATAATGTTTTAGGCCAGATACTTCTTGCAAAATATTTAGGAAAGAAAAGAATCATTGCAGAAACAGGTGCCGGTCAGCACGGAGTTGCAACAGCAACTGCCTGCGCAAAGTTTGGTCTGCAATGCGTTGTTTATATGGGCGAAACCGACATCGAAAGACAGAAGCCAAATGTTTTCAGAATGAAACTGATGGGCGCTGAAGTTATTCCCGTTAAATCCGGTAGCAGAACTTTGAAAGATGCAACGAATGAAGCAATAAGAGATTGGGTTACAAATGTTGAGGATACTCATTACATAATTGGTTCAGTTGTAGGACCGCATCCTTATCCAATGATTGTGCGTGATTTTCAATCAATAATCGGAAAAGAAACACGCAAACAAATTATTGAAAAAGAAAATCGTCTGCCCGATTATCTGCTTGCTTGTGTTGGTGGTGGTAGTAATGCAATCGGAATGTTCTTCACTTTCATTGGAGATGATAAAGTTAAAAAGATTGGAATAGAAGCTGCAGGAAAAGGTTTAGACACAGATGAACATTGCGCAACTTTAACTAAAGGTCGTGATGGAATTTTTCAGGGAATGAAAACCTATTTACTTCAGGACGAAGCTGGTCAGGTGCGTGAAGTTTATTCTATCTCGGCGGGACTTGATTATCCGGGCGTTGGTCCTGAACATAGTTTTCTGAAAGAAGAAAATCTTGTTGAATATTTTTCAATTACTGATCAGGAAGCGATTGAAGCAGTAAAACTACTTTCTCAAACTGAAGGTATTATTCCCGCGCTCGAAACCGCACATGCAATTGCATATCTGAAATATCTTTTACCGCAAACTAATGAAAATGAAATTGTAATTATAAATCTTAGCGGAAGAGGTGATAAAGATTTAAATACTATTATGGAATTCTTATGA